The following DNA comes from Terriglobales bacterium.
CGCCGGGCAGGTGCACGGTGGCCGAGGCCGCCAGCACCGGAAAGTCCCAGCCCGTGCCGTTCACGTTCCAATAGAGCTCGTCGTAGCCGGGGAAGAAGCCCAGCTCACGCTCCACCCGGTAGTCCAGGGTGTAGGTGTACACGCCGGGATCGAGCAGGACGTCGCTGCGGCCCAGGTAGATGCGCACCCCGTTGGACTGGTCTTCCAGGCGGAAGTCTTCGGACCGGCCGTCGCGCAGCGCCCCCAGGAACTGGAAGCGCACTCGATAGCGGTTGCTGTACTTGTCCTTGTAGTCGGTGGGAAAGTCGCGGTAGATGCCGTGGCGGATCTGCTCGCCCAGGGCGCGCACGCGGATGGTCTCGCGCACCAGCAGGGCACCCTCCGCCTGCACGGTGACCTCGCTGTGGAAGCTGAGGATCTGCTCGCGCGCCGGCGACTCTTCGAGCGTCTGCGCCGAGAGAGCGGCCGCCGCCAGCAGCAGTGAGAGCGACACCAGGGTTCTCATCTTCATGGTGTGGGCGCAAGGTATGCTGACGCGAGCCCGCTGTCAACCCAGAATGCCGGCGCCTCCCTGCCCGCTCGGGGGATGCATTCTGGCCACGAAGTGTGGCCAATTTGCCACAGAACAAAATCACATCGCAGGGTTTAATCTATTCTGTTCCAACCGGATACCGTTGCCCCTCGAACAGACAATCCGCCGCCCTGTGGAGTGCCAAGGGGTAGGACTCCACAGCGGGGCCGCGGTCAAGCTGCGCATTCTACCGGCCAAGGCGGGCACCGGCATCGTCTTTCGCCGCGTCGATCTGGACAACTTCCCGGTGGAAGCGGTCAGCCGCAACGTAGCCCGCGTCAGCTACGCCACCAGCCTGATGAAGCAGGGCGTGCTCATCTCCACCACCGAGCACCTGCTCTCCGCCTTCATCGGGGTGGGCGTGGACAACGCCGTGGTCGAACTCAACAACCTGGAAGTGCCCATCCTGGACGGCAGCGCCCAGCCCTTCGTGGACATGGTGCTGCAGGCCGGGTTGCGCAGCCAGCGCCGGCGCCGCTCCAGCCTGCGCATCCGCCAGCCCCTGGAATTGCGCGAGGGCGCCAAGTTCATCGCCGTCTATCCCGCCGACGGCTACACCGTCAGCTACACCATCGACTTCCCCCATCCCCTGATCGGGCGGGAGAGCTTCGAGGTGGAGCTGACCAACGGCTCCTATCTCTCGCAGGTGGCGCCGGCGCGCACCTTCGGCTTCCGCCACGAGGAAGAGGCCATGCGCAACATGGGGCTGATCCGCGGGGCCATGCCCGCTAACTGCATCGTGCTCACCCGCGAAGGCATCGAGAACCCGCCCCTGCGCTATCCCGACGAGTTCGTGCGCCACAAGGTGCTGGACCTGATCGGCGACCTGGCCCTGCTGGGCAAGCGCATCCAGGGCCGGGTGGTGGCCGACCGCGCCGGCCACGCCATGCACACTGCCCTGGTCTCCCGCCTGCTCAAGGACCACTCCCTGTGGGAGGAGAGCACCGCCGAGCACGCCGAAGAACCCGCCCCTCTGCCCGCCACCACTCCGCTGTTCGACCCGGCCTGAGGCGTTGAATCGCCACATTTATTGATTTGTTCATTTGCTGATTTATTGATTGGCCCCGGAGCGCCGGGCGTCTAGAGAAAATCGACAAATCAATAAATGAATAAATCAATAAACCTCGGCAGAATGAAGAACGAGGCGCGGCTTGCGCCGCGCCCGTCTTCGCTTCGGCCTTGAAAAGACCCTTATCGTCCGGCTTTGCCCGGCTCCCGGCTGGCGTTGATGAACAAAGAGGTGGGCGGATGCTTGTCCAGGTTGGCAGACAGCCACTGGTCCAGCTCCTTCTGCGCCGGCGCCGGCACCTGCAGGAAGCGCACGCCCACTTGTCCGCCCTCGGTCCCGGTCCAGGCGATCTCTCCCTGGGCGTCGATCAACTGCTTGCCTCCGGGCAGGGAGAAGCGTACGCGCACGCTGCCGCTGGCGGGCCCGGGCTGGGGCATGCTGAGCGAGATTCCGCCCGTGCTCAGGTTGCTGACCCAGGCTTGCACCGGCTCGCCCCCGGGCAGCAGGACCTCCGCCTTGAGCTTGACCTGCTGGCGGAAGTAGCGGCGCCGCTCGCGCTGGATCAGCCCTTGCGCCGCCCGCAGGCTGCGCGCCACCCGCTCCATGCTGAGGGGTTTGTCGAGCACGAAGTTGGCGCCCATGCTGAAGGCGTCGCGCACGCTGGTGACGCGGTTGACGATGGCGAAGACGATGGCGCTCTTGTTGGAGGACGAGGTGCGCACCAGCTGGAGCACGCCGGTGGCGCCGTGCAGGTCGTCGCAGTCGATGAGCACGGCGTCGAACTTGTGCTTGGCCAGCGCTTCCACCGCGGGATCGGGGCCGGTGAACACCTCCACCGAGATGCCCACGTCGTCGAGCACGCGGCGCAGCACCCGCAGCGACTCCGGGTCGCGGCACAGGACCAGGGAGGAGAAAGGCATGACTCCCGCATCCTACCTCCCGCTCCCGCTTCCGCCAAGTGACGAAGGTAACCGGGGGCCATTTCGTCATCGAGTCATTGAGTCATCGGGTCATTGAGTCCATGCGCAGAGAGTTCTTGGTCCTTCAAATGACCCGATGATTCGATGACTCAATGACCCGATCTCCCTCGATCCGGATGCTAAGCTAACCCCGTGCAGAAGACCGCCTACCTGGGGCTGGGCTCGAATCTGGACGACCGCCGCGCCAACCTGGAGGCCGCGCTCGCCCGCCTGGAGGAATTGGGCACGCTGCGCGCCGTCTCTTCGTTCTACCAGACCGAGCCGGTGGACCTGCCGCAGCAGCCCTGGTTCCTGAACTGCGCCGTCGCCCTGGAGACCGAACTCATGCCCCGACAGCTTCTGGGACGGCTGCTGGCCATCGAGCAAGGCATGGGGCGGCGGCGGCTGCAGCCCAAGGGCCCGCGCCTCATCGACATCGACATCCTGCTCTTTGGCAATTCGGTGGTGGATACGGCCGGCCTTACCATCCCGCATCCCGCCCTGCACCAGCGCCGCTTCGCCCTCGAGCCCCTGGCCGAGATCGCTCCCGACGCCCGCCATCCCGTCTTCAAG
Coding sequences within:
- a CDS encoding DUF2207 domain-containing protein, coding for MKMRTLVSLSLLLAAAALSAQTLEESPAREQILSFHSEVTVQAEGALLVRETIRVRALGEQIRHGIYRDFPTDYKDKYSNRYRVRFQFLGALRDGRSEDFRLEDQSNGVRIYLGRSDVLLDPGVYTYTLDYRVERELGFFPGYDELYWNVNGTGWDFPVLAASATVHLPG
- the lpxC gene encoding UDP-3-O-acyl-N-acetylglucosamine deacetylase, which gives rise to MPLPLEQTIRRPVECQGVGLHSGAAVKLRILPAKAGTGIVFRRVDLDNFPVEAVSRNVARVSYATSLMKQGVLISTTEHLLSAFIGVGVDNAVVELNNLEVPILDGSAQPFVDMVLQAGLRSQRRRRSSLRIRQPLELREGAKFIAVYPADGYTVSYTIDFPHPLIGRESFEVELTNGSYLSQVAPARTFGFRHEEEAMRNMGLIRGAMPANCIVLTREGIENPPLRYPDEFVRHKVLDLIGDLALLGKRIQGRVVADRAGHAMHTALVSRLLKDHSLWEESTAEHAEEPAPLPATTPLFDPA
- a CDS encoding response regulator → MPFSSLVLCRDPESLRVLRRVLDDVGISVEVFTGPDPAVEALAKHKFDAVLIDCDDLHGATGVLQLVRTSSSNKSAIVFAIVNRVTSVRDAFSMGANFVLDKPLSMERVARSLRAAQGLIQRERRRYFRQQVKLKAEVLLPGGEPVQAWVSNLSTGGISLSMPQPGPASGSVRVRFSLPGGKQLIDAQGEIAWTGTEGGQVGVRFLQVPAPAQKELDQWLSANLDKHPPTSLFINASREPGKAGR
- the folK gene encoding 2-amino-4-hydroxy-6-hydroxymethyldihydropteridine diphosphokinase → MQKTAYLGLGSNLDDRRANLEAALARLEELGTLRAVSSFYQTEPVDLPQQPWFLNCAVALETELMPRQLLGRLLAIEQGMGRRRLQPKGPRLIDIDILLFGNSVVDTAGLTIPHPALHQRRFALEPLAEIAPDARHPVFKRSVRELRDALPPGPPGVRKL